The Salinivibrio kushneri genomic interval TTGCAGAAATCTCAACGTCACTTCTCTATAGCCAGAAATCTTATACAGACGGCAGATCGTATGGTCTTGGGCGACGATCGTGATGTAGCTAAATTGACTCGATTAGCTGGTCAGGCTAGAGAGCTTGTTGACCAACTCGGACAAGTTAACGATCAGTTAGTGACCAGCTCATTCAAAGTACTCAGCCCAGAGGGTGGATTCTATGACAGTAATGTTCAACGGTTATTGGCTCAGTCTAGATGTCTGAGATATGACAATCGAGTCAGGTCGATTTACGGTATTGGTCTTCCAGAATAAACCATATTAAGAGCCGACAGCTAGTTCGGGTAAGTACAGAACTATACCACCTATGCTAGACACGCCTTTAGGAGACTTTCCATACCTAAATTAATTCATAATTTGCTAAATTAGCAAGACCGTCTAAACAGTTTTGTTCATTTATAAGCTAAAGTCTCAATGGCTTACCCTCTAGCGCCACTCCACCAAGCAGCCCGCACTATTCAGCGCGGGCTCACTCATTTGATGGATTGTATCGGCTGGTTTAACAACTTTTGACAGCAGCGCCGCAGTGACTACTGCGCGTTTGTTGACTTAGACCAAGCCTCGACTCCACTCCCTAAGGCATCCACAATCGCCATCAGTGTCTTGAGGGATTGCCTTTTTGGCTGAGTGTGCGGTAGAGCGTTTCTCGTGAAAGACCGGTTTGCTTGGCAACATCTGCCATTCTTATGGCGCGTGCGATCACACCCAGAGCATCGGCGATAAATGCGGGGTCGCACGCTGGCATCTCTTCATCTAAGTAAGCTTGAAGTGCTTCTTGATTGTCCAAGAATGCCGCTGGAGCAAAAGTGCGTCATGGAGGTTTGGGCGTTGTTATCATAACGGTCTGTCTTCATGCGAATAAGTCAATCGGGTTGCTGATGACAGTGTAGAGAAAGAACAGGAACGCCACTCGATTCTAACCGAATGGCGTTACAGGTCGAAATTTTATCAGTGTTTTAGCGATAGCTCATCCATGATGAACCTATATATCTGATGCTTCAGCAGGTGATCGTTTCGGCTCTTTACGCAAGAGTCCGAATACCATTAAACTAACCAGTAAGGCGATTGATCCGAGTACAACATTTGTGGCTGTAAACGCATAGTTATAGGTGCGAATCACTTCTTTTAATAGAAACTCTTGATTGACTCCAGAGGTTGCTTCAACCATCGAAACAAAGTTACCGGATGTAATGCTATTCACCCATTCGCCGATGTTTGGTAATTCAAGTGCACGTAAGTTAACTGGAACAATCTCAGACAAAGTTGAACTGAGTAATGACCCATACAAGGCGACTGCAATGGCTTCACTTCCTAGTCTAAAGGTATTCAATAATCCTGCTGCCATACCTATTTCATTTGAATCAACACAACTTAGCGCTTCTCCATCTACAAGCCCGGCGGACATTCCCATCCCTATCCCGATTAATAATAAAGAGATAGATAAAACTGGGAGGTTAAGAACAATATCAATGGATGATAACAGTAGTGATGTTCCTATCAACATGCTTAAAATACTTATATACATTAGAAGCTTAGAACTCACTCCTCTTGATGCCAATTTTCCGGCAATCAAAGGAAATATTAGAACTGGTGACGTTAGAAAGATCATCATTAGTCCAGCTTTTGAGGCTGGTAGTTGCATAGGGCCTGTCAGATAGGTCGGGAAATAGGTTAACAAGGTGACGAAAGTGAAACTCGCGACGACCGGAACTAAAATAAACCCTAAAAACTTACGATTTTTAAGTAGGCTTAAATTAAGTACAGGGTTTTTGGCTAATTGAGCACGGATAAGAAATAGAATAAAAAGTATAGCGCCGCTGGCTAGCGTTAGCAGGCTTTCTGAGCTTTCCCATCCCCAGTCATAACCTTTTGACAGAGCAAGCATCAGCAAGAACATACTTGAAATGAAAAGTAGTGAACCCAAGAAATCTACTTGTGAAAGGCGTACATCCGCTGCTTCATCTGAAGGGATTTTAGTACTAACCAGCAGTACAGAAAAAAGCGCGACTGCATGCATGGCGAAAATTACTTGCCAGCTCCACATTTCTAACAATAGTCCTGAAATTGTAGGACCTAATGTAATGCCTAACCCTGCTGTCGTCCCAAATAATGCGAATGCTTTGGTACGTTGATTTCCTTCAAATACATGTACAAAAATGGCACTACCACATGAGAAAATTGCGGCTCCTCCTACACCGGCTAAAGCTCGAAAGATATCGAGCCACAGGGCATTGTTGGCCAAAAAAGAACCAACTGATGCTAATGTGTAAATCAATGCACCAGCAATAAAAGAGCGCTTTCGACCAAAAATATCAGAGAGTTTCCCCCAAATCAGTGTAAAACAAGCGAACGTCAGGTTGAAAGCATTCACCACCCATTGAAGACTTGCAAGGTCAGATTGCATATCTGCACTAATATAAGGCAGTGCAATCGCGGTACCTGAAATAGAGCTTGGTACAACAAATACAGCTAATAGTACGGAAAATAAGATAAGTAGATTTGTATTTTTATTAAGTGTAGTCATAGATTATAAACCCTATAGACTTGTCATTATTGGTAGGTTGTCCGGGCGTCTTAAAATAATACCCTCCGACCATGGTATAGAGCCGCCTTCCACTGAGCTGCGCTGCAGTTGATTTAACTTCGAACAAATTGTTGCACCTTTAAGGTCCATCTATACCTCTTACCTCTCTGTGCGTTACTAAAGATGTCGTAACGCTTTTACGTATTCATTTCAAAGTTTGAAAAAATGCATTCATATGAGAACATACAGGTGTTTTGGTATCATCGTACGTTCGATAAGTTTCGAACCTTACATATGTATGAAAAGCATGTCAATGTGTTTGTATTTTTGAGCAGGTAGGAATGTCATGGCAAAAGTTGAAACAGGAACGCAGAACAGCGGAGATGAGCTGCTGGAGATCTTGAAGGCGCTTGCACACCCCATTAGGTTAAAAATCATCGTTGACTTAATCAGTGATGAGGCTGATGCAGAAAGGCATTGCACCTCTTTTGGCCTCACGGTTACGAAAGCAACGCGGTCACATCATTTTAAAATTCTGAAAGATTCAGGCCTTATTACTCATGTTGATCGTGGCAACCGGTCGTTCGCTAAACTTCGCAGGGAGGAGTTAGAAGCGGCTTATCCGGGGTTGTTAAATATGCTAAAAAGCAGCTACTGACTGTGCATGCATGTTTTAGTAAACAATCGCTAATAATATGGACACTGCCACTCACCTACAGATAACAGTTGGTGAGTTATACGAGGAAGACGTCATCGTACCCTCAGAGATAGCTTTAGCTAAACCATTCACACCACCAGAAAGCCTGCGCTATTCAGTGCGGGCCTTGTCATTTCAGTGTGTTGAGCCTGCTGGATGACCACTCCACCGCTACTTCACCGTCAAATATTCTCATCGCTGCGTTGTAAACCGTGTCGTTTTCTTGAACGAACTCCTCTTCTCACTATGTCTCTTTTTGCTGCTTTTATGTCGCGTAGTGTCAAGTTATGACGCTGTATTCCCGACACACTGTGGCCAGTTTAATCAAGCGACAAGAGGCCGAACATGAATCGCAGCGTCATCCTTACCTGCGCCGTCACCGGTGCGGGCGATACCACGGGCAAAAACCCCAATGTGCCAGTCACGCCAAAACAGATTGCCGATAACTGTATTGAGGCGGCGCGTGCTGGTGCCAGTGTCGCTCATATTCACGTGCGTGACCCTGAAACAGGCGGCATTAGCCATAATATTGATCACTTCCGTGAGGTGATGGAGCGCGTTCGCGAATCAGACGTCGATATTGTCATGAACATCACCGGCGGTGGCGGCGGTGATTGGATGCCGGACGCTCAAGATCCAAGCCGTGGTGGCCCGGGCACCGATATGCAAACCCCAGCCGAGCGTCATGCGCCAGTGGGCGAGCTATTGCCTGAGCTGTGCACCTTAGATTGCGGCAGCCTGAATTTTGGTGACATGGTGTACATTAACACCGCCGACTGGCTACGTGAGCAAGCCCGTATGGTGCAGGCCGCGGGCGTGAAAGCAGAGCTGGAGTGCTTTGACTTAGGCCACGTTTGGTTTGCCCGCCAGCTACAAAAAGAAGGTTTGCTCGAGGGCGATCCGTTGTTTCAGCTTTGCTTAGGCATTCCTTGGGGCGCAGAAGCGGACACCGAAACCATGTTGGCCATGCGCAATAAGCTGCCTGAAAACGCCAACTGGGCGGCGTTTGGAATTGGTCGCCATCAGATGCCGATGGTGGCGCAAGCCATGTTGCTGGGTGGCCATGCCCGCGTGGGCTTGGAAGATAACCTCTACTTAGAAAAAGGGGTAATGGCGACCAACGGCGGCTTGGTAGAAAAGGCGAGCACCATCATTGAAAACCTTGGCGGTCGTATTATGACGCCCGCACAAACGCGCGCTGCGCTGAAACTGGTTGATCCTAAGACGGGTAAGCCGGTTGAAGGAGGTGACCAATGAGCAAGCAGTTAGCGGTCATCGGCACTGGTGTGATTGGTAATGGTTGGATTGCGCGTGCCTTGGCGCAGGGCTGGGACGTGATTGCCTATGACCCTGACCCACAAGCGCCCACTCGCACCCGTGCCTTTGTGACCAATGCCTGGCCATCGTTAGAAAAACTGGGCCTTGCCGAAGGCGCGGATCCTGCTCGGTTAACCTTTGTTGATAGCCTTGAGCAGGCGGTGAAAGAGGCCGACCTGATCCAAGAGAACGTGCCGGAGCGCATTGATATTAAGCGCGAGACCTTGGCGGCAATTGATGCTGCTGCGGCGCCAAGCGCGATTATTGGCTCATCGACCTCTGGCTTTAAACCCACCGAGCTGCAGACGGATTGCCATAACCACCCAGGGCGGGTGATGGTAGCGCATCCTTTTAATCCGGTGTATTTGTTGCCGCTGGTTGAATTAGTGGGCGGCGAGGCTACTCAATCGGATCATATTGACTGCGCCCATGCACTTTACCAAGCGCTGGCAATGCGTCCCTTGGTGGTTAAGCGCGAAATCGAGGGGCATATTGCAGACCGCTTGATGGAAGCGCTATGGCGTGAAGCCTTGCACCTGGTTAACGACGGGGTGGCCACTACTGAAGAGATTGATGCGGCAGTGGTTTATGGCTGTGGCCTGCGCTGGTCACTGATGGGCACCTTCTTAACTTTCCATCTGGCCGGTGGTGAGCAGGGCATGCGCCATATGCTAGAGCAGTTCGGTCCGGCGCTAAAACTGCCGTGGACCAAGCTGGAAGCGCCTGAGCTGACCGATGATCTGATTGATAAAGTGGTCGAAGGCTGTGAACACCAAGCCGCGGGTCGTCCTGTTTCTGAGCTAGACCGTCGCCGTGATGCGTTTTTGGTCGAGCTTTTAGACTTGGCGCAGAAGTATTGGCCCGAGGCTGAAGGTTTGGAAGGGCGCATCTAATGGCACTGTTAACGATAGACGTCGCCCCCGACTGGGTCGATTATAACGGACACATGAACGATGCCGAGTATGCGCGCGTGTTCTCGCTGGGTGTCGATGCACTAATGGCTACCATTGGCTTGGATGACGCAGGCCGCACCCAGCATGGCTATACCATTTATACCCTAGAAACCCATTTGTGTTACCGACGTGAGGCGCATCAAGGCCAGACCTTGGTGGTCGACGTGACCGTGTTAGCGCGTGATCAAAAGCGTCTGCATGTGTTTATGCAAATGCGTGATAGCCAAGGTGAGGTGCTGGCCACCAGCGAGCAGATGCTGATGGGCATCGATACGCAAACCGGTCGCCCCGCACCGTTTCCGGATGCTGTCTCCAGCCTGATTGAGCGGCTGCCTACCGCATCCGACAATGAGTGGCCCCAGCTTGCTGGGCGTCGCATCGGCCTACCCAGTAGGCAGTGAGCGCGTCGTCACCAAGATGGTGAGCCATCATGAGGTCCCGCCCAGCAGAGCCTGGGCGGATTACGGGATCGCCGGCCCGACTTCCGGCTCAAGGAGGAATCATTATCGCTACTTCAACACCCCCAAACTCACCCCAACGTGGTGACAGCCAGCAGGCTGCTACCTCGACCGATTATATGGTCACCGAGCTTGCGCAAGGTGGCTTCTTCCAAGGCATGCACCGCGGCATGACCATTTGTTCAGCCGTATTGGTACTGGCGTTTGTGCTGTTCACCGGCTTTCAATCCGAGACGGCCAGTGTCTTGTTCGGTGCCACGCGCACCTGGATTGAAAGTACCTTTAGTGGCTACTACCTGGTCACCGTGATGCTGTTATTGACCGTGTGCGGGTTTATCGTTTTCAGCAAGTACGGCAACGTGCGGCTCGGCCCTGACGACAGTCGTCCAGAGTTTAGTAACTTCTCTTGGTTCTCGATGTTGTTCTCTGCCGGCATTGGTATTGGCATCCTGTTTTTTGGGGTGGCCGAACCCATCTTTTATCTCGATAACACCGGTGGATTTGGTTATCCCAACAATCCCCACGCCGACATGGCGGGCGCGGCGGCCATTGGCTATGAGCGCGCCATCGATGCGCTGCGGGTCACCGTGTTCCACTGGGGGCTGCATGGCTGGGCCATCTATGTGATTGTCGGTATGTCGCTGGCGTATTTTGCCTACCGTAAGCAACTCCCTTTGGCCCTGCGCTCGGCGCTTTATCCTTTTATCGGCGATCGTATTTTCGGTGCCTGGGGCCATCTGTTTGACATCCTTGGGGTGCTGGGTTGCGTGTTTGGTGTGGCGACGTCGCTCGGGCTTGGCGTGAGTCAAATGGCCGTGGGGCTGGAGCGCTTGATGGGAATCGCCTCTGGCTTATCGACCCAACTGGTGTTGATTGCGGTGATTTCGTTTATCTCGATTGTGTCGGCGGTCTCTGGTGTGCGCCGCGGGATCCGTATTATTTCGCAGATGAATATTTGGGTGTCGGTGTTTGTGGTTGGCGTCTTTTTAATTGGCGGCCCCACACTGTGGTTGTTCGGCGCGTTTGGTGAAACCTTACTCGACTATGCGATTAACTTTATCCCGATGGGGCTGTGGTTTGCTGATGAGCCGGGTACGGTAGATTGGCAGCAGGCCTGGACTATTTTCTATTGGGGCTGGTGGCTTGCCTGGGCGCCCTTTGTAGGGTTGTTTATTGCGCGTATTTCCAAAGGGCGCACCCTGCGTGAGTTCGTGTTGGGGGTATTGTTTGTGCCTACCTTGCTGATCTTTGTCTGGTTGGTGATTTTTGGCGGCAATGCGATTTACCAGGAGCTGTATGCCAGTGGTGGTGTGGGCAGTGCCGGCATTATCGACTTGGTTAATGCTTGGGAGCTGCCAGCGGCCTTATTTGCGGCAGCTGATGGCATTGTTGGCACTGGCACGTTCGGCTGGATACTCTCGGCTCTGATGGTGTTCTTGCTGATGAGCTGGTTTGTGACCTCGTCGGACTCGGGCACCTTGGTGCTGACGACAATCTTATCTCTGGGTGACGAGGAGCCGCCGCGGCGTTTCCGTGTTATTTGGGGCGTAGTAATTGGCTTGGTGGCAGCAACGCTGCTAATGGCCGGCGGCCTTAAAGCGCTACAGACGGCATTGATCGCCGCCGCCTTGCCACTGAGCGTGGTGATTCTGGTGATGACCACCGGGGTGTTGATCTCACTGTTTGGTGAGTCGCGCCGCTCGCTGGTCGCGCCTAAAAAAAGCTAGCCGCCAAAAATAGCTGGCCGCGAAAAAATAGCGGTTTAAGGCGTCGCACCAAGACGCGCTAAACGCGAGACAAGCTGCTCATTCTGTTGCCGATTAGGGTGGCGGGGTGAGCGGCTTTTTATCTATCTTGTTTTTCTTCTTTTACTGGCTTTGGGCTTTGCGCATCTGGCGCGGTGACACACCGTAATGGCTGCGAAACGCGCGGGAAAAACTCGAGCTTGAGCTAAAGCCACACGCCAACCCCACGGACAACACATCGAGATCGGTTTCTTTTAGCAAGTAGTGGGCACGCTCTAGCCGCAACCCCAAATACCAGCTTCGTGGTGACTGGTTCAGCTCGCTATCAAAAAGCCGTTGCAGATGGCGAAGTGAGATACCACTGCGCTGAGCCACCTCGGCCAAAGGCAGGGGGGATTCTATATGGCGTTCCATCACATCCACCGCGTCGACCAGACGTCGGCGATGGGTGCCTAAACGGCGGGCGAGTGTCATTCGCTGTTGATCGCGCCGAGTACGAATGCGCTCGTGCACTAGCTGTTCAGAGACGTCGATCGCTAACTGGGTGCCGTGGCGACGCGCAATCACATCCAGCGCCATGTCCATCGCCGCTGCGCCCCCTGCGCATGAAAAACGCCGCCGTCCCAGTTCAAACAGCTCATCTGAGGTGCTTACCTCCGGAAAGCGCTCTTGAAACGAGGGCAGGCTTTCCCAATGTAAGGTGACCCGCTCACCCTTGAGCAAGTCGGCAGCGGCCAGCAAAAAGCAGCCGGTATCGAGCCCGCCGAGCGCGCAACCTGCCGCATCAAGGCGGTGCAGCCAGCGCATTAAGGGGCGACTTAAATAGGCTTCAGGATCAAAACCGCTACACACGGCCAGCGAGGGCAGGTCATGCACGGCATCAATCGCTTTGTCGGCCAGCAATGACATACCGTTAGACGCCTTCACTGGTTTGCCATCTTCACTGATCATTTGCCAATCAAATAGCGGCTTGCCACTGATCTGGTTGGCAATACGCAGTGGCTCGACGGCAGAGAAAAAGGCCATCATCGAGAAGCGGGGCAGTAAAAGAAAGCCGATGCATTCTGGCATCGAGCCTGTGTATTCAAGACGCATGACCGCAAACGAACAAAGAATGGTAGAAATAATGATGAGGGGCAGCCACTAGCCGGGTCAAGATAAGGTGAGCATTTGATTGATAAAAGTATTAAATCGTTTGGCTGCCAAACGCGTGACGGTGAGGTGTACAAAAATTAACTAGACTGTATCGATATCACCAGAATATACTCCGATTCCTCTTTCTACATAAGGCATATTTTGTGGATCCAACACGCGTCGATTGTCACTCCCCTTCACTGGTACGTTGTCACCAACAAAGGATGCAGTCATGATTGAACCTATGATTACCCTCCTGCTCGGTCTTTTCTTTATTTTGTTAATTATTGCCGCCAATGGCTACTTTGTGGCGCAAGAGTTTGCCTATATGGCGGTCGATCGCGCAAAGCTTGCGACCTTAGCCGCGACGGGCGATGCGTCGGCAAAACGGGCGCTGGCGGTGACAAAACGGACGAGCTTTATGTTATCTGGCGCGCAGCTTGGTATCACGGTCACCGGCTTGGTGTTGGGCTTTGTTGCCGAGCCGTTGGTCGGCGAGTCGATGGGCGTTTTATTGCAACAACTAGGCTTGTCGCTGGAAGCGGGGATCGCGATTGGCACCATGGCGACGCTCGCGGTGGCGATGATTGTGCAAATGATTTTGGGTGAGCTTTACCCGAAAAACTTAGCCATTGCCAATGCTGAACCCATGGCGCGTATGATGTCGCGTTCGACACTGATTTATATGTCGGTGTTTGGTTGGATCATCAGTTTCTTTGATAAATCCGCCAACCTGGTGCTACGGATGGTGGGGATTCAACCGGTGCATGATCTTGATATGAGTGCCTCAGAAGACGACTTACACCATATTATTGCCGACTCGCGAGAGAGCGGGGATTTGCCGGTGGAGTTGTCACTGATGATGGATAGGATCCTGGATTTTCCTGCGCGCGATGTTGAGCATGCGATGGTGCCGCGTTCGCAAGTTGATTGGGTGTCGCCAGAAACCAAGCTGTCCGAATTGTTGGCGCTGATGGCGCAAGCCCACACTCGTTATCCTGTGCTTGATAATAATGATGCGCCTGTGGGCGTGGTTCACCTGTCAGATGTCCTCGCGAAAACAGAGGCGGATTCAAATGATACCGTGGCGTCAGTGATGCGTCCTGCCAGTGTCCTCCCCACATTAATGCCGTTGCCAAATGCGCTGGATCAGTTGGTGCGCACGACCAATCAACTGGCGTGTGTGATTGATGAATATGGCGGCTTTGCTGGCGTATTAACGATTGAAGACTTGGCCATGGAGATCGTGGGGGAAATTACCGACGAACATGATAGTGATCATGCCGAGGCGGTTGTCCCTGAAAGCGACAATATTTGGTTAATGGACGGTGATGTGCACATCGACGAAGTGGAGCGTGCGATTGGTTATGATCTGCCGCGGGGTGATGTCGAAACCATAGCTGGCGTATTGATTGCGGCGTGTGGCGCATTGCCAGCCGTAGGGGATACGGTGACCATTGCGCTGCCGATTGACCCATCCGAACTGGCGGAGAGTCAACCAATTATGCGCCATCTTGAAGTGGATGTATTAAGCATTGAACGGCACATTCCCACGTCGGTGCGGGTCACGCTTATTGAGCAGCCCATTGTGGAGGATAATCAATGACCGATCCTTTAGTGGTCAGTGTGGTCACGCTGGCTTTGATTGTGTTGAGTGGCTTTTTTGTCATTATCGAGTTTGCCTTGATGGGCGCGCGTCGACATCGTTTGGAAGAAATGGCGGTAGAGAGTGGGTCGGCGCGGGCAGCGCTGCGTGGCATGAATGATTTGACCTTGATGCTGGCAGGGGCGCAATTAGGGATCACCTTTTGTACCTTTGCGCTAGGGGCGGTCACTAAGCCAGCGGTGGATGTCTGGGTAGGGCCCGTCTTTCTCGCGGTTGGCTTACCCGCTTGGGCGGCTGATGCGGCGGCCTTCGGATTTGCGCTGTTTGTGGTGACATTTTTGCACCTCGTCGTGGGTGAGATGGCACCGAAGTCTTGGTCGATTGCTCATCCAGAAAAGTCAGCCTTGGCAATCGGTGTTGTCTCGCACGCTTATGTGTGGCCGTTACGTCCGTTACTTCGCTGGATCAATCGTATTGCCAATCGCTTGGTGAAAGCCTCAGGGGTTGAGCCGGTAGAAAGCGCCGCGGTCGGGGGACAAGATATTCAGACCATTCGTCAATTGGTTGAGCATTCTGGGCAAGTGGGAACCTTGCAACCAGCGATTCAACGGCAATTGTCGGGGTTGATCGATCTGAGTTCGATTGCAATCGAAACCTTGGTCACCCAGGGGCAGGTGATGGCACATGTTGATAAACATGCAACGGTGGCAGAGGTGCGTGCTGTCGCCGTGGCGTCAGGGCATCTGCGTATTTTAATGACTGGCAACGAGGGGCTAAAGCCGTTGGTGGTGCACGTGCGGGATACGCTACTCGAACCGGCA includes:
- a CDS encoding GlxA family transcriptional regulator, coding for MRLEYTGSMPECIGFLLLPRFSMMAFFSAVEPLRIANQISGKPLFDWQMISEDGKPVKASNGMSLLADKAIDAVHDLPSLAVCSGFDPEAYLSRPLMRWLHRLDAAGCALGGLDTGCFLLAAADLLKGERVTLHWESLPSFQERFPEVSTSDELFELGRRRFSCAGGAAAMDMALDVIARRHGTQLAIDVSEQLVHERIRTRRDQQRMTLARRLGTHRRRLVDAVDVMERHIESPLPLAEVAQRSGISLRHLQRLFDSELNQSPRSWYLGLRLERAHYLLKETDLDVLSVGLACGFSSSSSFSRAFRSHYGVSPRQMRKAQSQ
- a CDS encoding hemolysin family protein gives rise to the protein MIEPMITLLLGLFFILLIIAANGYFVAQEFAYMAVDRAKLATLAATGDASAKRALAVTKRTSFMLSGAQLGITVTGLVLGFVAEPLVGESMGVLLQQLGLSLEAGIAIGTMATLAVAMIVQMILGELYPKNLAIANAEPMARMMSRSTLIYMSVFGWIISFFDKSANLVLRMVGIQPVHDLDMSASEDDLHHIIADSRESGDLPVELSLMMDRILDFPARDVEHAMVPRSQVDWVSPETKLSELLALMAQAHTRYPVLDNNDAPVGVVHLSDVLAKTEADSNDTVASVMRPASVLPTLMPLPNALDQLVRTTNQLACVIDEYGGFAGVLTIEDLAMEIVGEITDEHDSDHAEAVVPESDNIWLMDGDVHIDEVERAIGYDLPRGDVETIAGVLIAACGALPAVGDTVTIALPIDPSELAESQPIMRHLEVDVLSIERHIPTSVRVTLIEQPIVEDNQ
- a CDS encoding CNNM domain-containing protein, producing MTDPLVVSVVTLALIVLSGFFVIIEFALMGARRHRLEEMAVESGSARAALRGMNDLTLMLAGAQLGITFCTFALGAVTKPAVDVWVGPVFLAVGLPAWAADAAAFGFALFVVTFLHLVVGEMAPKSWSIAHPEKSALAIGVVSHAYVWPLRPLLRWINRIANRLVKASGVEPVESAAVGGQDIQTIRQLVEHSGQVGTLQPAIQRQLSGLIDLSSIAIETLVTQGQVMAHVDKHATVAEVRAVAVASGHLRILMTGNEGLKPLVVHVRDTLLEPADRLARDVARNAYVLDANTPIYEALARMREASVQLAVVSKEGEMIGVVTLADILKRVLPVTAAS
- a CDS encoding MFS transporter yields the protein MTTLNKNTNLLILFSVLLAVFVVPSSISGTAIALPYISADMQSDLASLQWVVNAFNLTFACFTLIWGKLSDIFGRKRSFIAGALIYTLASVGSFLANNALWLDIFRALAGVGGAAIFSCGSAIFVHVFEGNQRTKAFALFGTTAGLGITLGPTISGLLLEMWSWQVIFAMHAVALFSVLLVSTKIPSDEAADVRLSQVDFLGSLLFISSMFLLMLALSKGYDWGWESSESLLTLASGAILFILFLIRAQLAKNPVLNLSLLKNRKFLGFILVPVVASFTFVTLLTYFPTYLTGPMQLPASKAGLMMIFLTSPVLIFPLIAGKLASRGVSSKLLMYISILSMLIGTSLLLSSIDIVLNLPVLSISLLLIGIGMGMSAGLVDGEALSCVDSNEIGMAAGLLNTFRLGSEAIAVALYGSLLSSTLSEIVPVNLRALELPNIGEWVNSITSGNFVSMVEATSGVNQEFLLKEVIRTYNYAFTATNVVLGSIALLVSLMVFGLLRKEPKRSPAEASDI
- a CDS encoding BCCT family transporter; amino-acid sequence: MRSRPAEPGRITGSPARLPAQGGIIIATSTPPNSPQRGDSQQAATSTDYMVTELAQGGFFQGMHRGMTICSAVLVLAFVLFTGFQSETASVLFGATRTWIESTFSGYYLVTVMLLLTVCGFIVFSKYGNVRLGPDDSRPEFSNFSWFSMLFSAGIGIGILFFGVAEPIFYLDNTGGFGYPNNPHADMAGAAAIGYERAIDALRVTVFHWGLHGWAIYVIVGMSLAYFAYRKQLPLALRSALYPFIGDRIFGAWGHLFDILGVLGCVFGVATSLGLGVSQMAVGLERLMGIASGLSTQLVLIAVISFISIVSAVSGVRRGIRIISQMNIWVSVFVVGVFLIGGPTLWLFGAFGETLLDYAINFIPMGLWFADEPGTVDWQQAWTIFYWGWWLAWAPFVGLFIARISKGRTLREFVLGVLFVPTLLIFVWLVIFGGNAIYQELYASGGVGSAGIIDLVNAWELPAALFAAADGIVGTGTFGWILSALMVFLLMSWFVTSSDSGTLVLTTILSLGDEEPPRRFRVIWGVVIGLVAATLLMAGGLKALQTALIAAALPLSVVILVMTTGVLISLFGESRRSLVAPKKS
- a CDS encoding BKACE family enzyme; protein product: MNRSVILTCAVTGAGDTTGKNPNVPVTPKQIADNCIEAARAGASVAHIHVRDPETGGISHNIDHFREVMERVRESDVDIVMNITGGGGGDWMPDAQDPSRGGPGTDMQTPAERHAPVGELLPELCTLDCGSLNFGDMVYINTADWLREQARMVQAAGVKAELECFDLGHVWFARQLQKEGLLEGDPLFQLCLGIPWGAEADTETMLAMRNKLPENANWAAFGIGRHQMPMVAQAMLLGGHARVGLEDNLYLEKGVMATNGGLVEKASTIIENLGGRIMTPAQTRAALKLVDPKTGKPVEGGDQ
- a CDS encoding thioesterase family protein — protein: MALLTIDVAPDWVDYNGHMNDAEYARVFSLGVDALMATIGLDDAGRTQHGYTIYTLETHLCYRREAHQGQTLVVDVTVLARDQKRLHVFMQMRDSQGEVLATSEQMLMGIDTQTGRPAPFPDAVSSLIERLPTASDNEWPQLAGRRIGLPSRQ
- a CDS encoding ArsR/SmtB family transcription factor, whose protein sequence is MAKVETGTQNSGDELLEILKALAHPIRLKIIVDLISDEADAERHCTSFGLTVTKATRSHHFKILKDSGLITHVDRGNRSFAKLRREELEAAYPGLLNMLKSSY
- a CDS encoding L-carnitine dehydrogenase; protein product: MSKQLAVIGTGVIGNGWIARALAQGWDVIAYDPDPQAPTRTRAFVTNAWPSLEKLGLAEGADPARLTFVDSLEQAVKEADLIQENVPERIDIKRETLAAIDAAAAPSAIIGSSTSGFKPTELQTDCHNHPGRVMVAHPFNPVYLLPLVELVGGEATQSDHIDCAHALYQALAMRPLVVKREIEGHIADRLMEALWREALHLVNDGVATTEEIDAAVVYGCGLRWSLMGTFLTFHLAGGEQGMRHMLEQFGPALKLPWTKLEAPELTDDLIDKVVEGCEHQAAGRPVSELDRRRDAFLVELLDLAQKYWPEAEGLEGRI